The following are from one region of the Geoalkalibacter subterraneus genome:
- a CDS encoding methyl-accepting chemotaxis protein, whose translation MKPIVQVYQALEKSFFSTLSRKLGGNLLFLFALPTVLLLILYRGLEKMKAAMSSAGLPPETAETIASIQKQVWFESLVVYGLIAVAFIFTFAFLWFLVVRPVRHLRDYFGRMGGKEGDLSENIHSITYDEFRELAENCNRFLDKLRKTIVEIRRMGIHIAVNSVGVAKQVKDASKTADEQNMMANDIFVSSEQSKSAHSDISDNTQQVCASTSESIDVARKSFGELEQANDGIQIMNQKIARYAETIQTLDTESQEIQHIVGLIKSISFQTSLLSLNAAIEAARAGQAGKGFAVVADEVKKLAEQVNKASENIEVKVNGILAHVQTSLSETQEIQEFAKTAGVTIDGSCRSFSRLIGDFEQNDNRLQGITAAIEQLSAANEEIHQKVTSIHSGSQEVTVLMSQSETASRDLTATTEKLQELMAGFKVGEGILEEMVDTTKKYAGIFMEQLDELRQRGLNVFDRNYQRVPDVEPPKYRTAYDQAIEKQFQKVYDQIVAEIGPATFSLCVDENGYAPTHNSKFAQPLTGDHEHDLKASRDKRMFDDPTGIRAARNTREVLLQTYMRDTGEILCDLSVPLTVGGRHWGALRVGFDPQKM comes from the coding sequence GTGAAACCAATTGTACAAGTTTATCAGGCTCTGGAAAAATCGTTTTTCAGCACACTGTCGCGCAAACTGGGGGGAAATCTCCTTTTCCTGTTTGCCTTGCCGACTGTGCTTCTCCTGATCCTTTATCGCGGTCTCGAAAAAATGAAGGCCGCCATGAGCAGCGCTGGTTTGCCGCCGGAAACAGCCGAGACCATTGCTTCAATCCAGAAACAGGTCTGGTTTGAGTCGCTGGTGGTGTACGGCCTGATCGCTGTTGCATTTATCTTCACTTTTGCCTTCCTGTGGTTTCTGGTTGTCCGGCCGGTCCGGCATTTGCGCGATTATTTCGGACGCATGGGGGGCAAAGAGGGCGACCTTTCTGAGAACATCCACTCGATCACCTACGATGAATTTAGGGAGCTGGCCGAAAACTGCAACAGATTTCTCGATAAACTGCGCAAAACAATCGTAGAAATCCGCCGCATGGGAATCCATATTGCGGTCAATTCCGTCGGCGTGGCCAAACAGGTCAAGGATGCCTCTAAAACCGCCGATGAGCAGAACATGATGGCCAACGACATCTTCGTCAGCAGTGAACAATCGAAATCGGCCCATTCCGATATTTCAGACAACACTCAGCAGGTCTGCGCTTCGACTTCCGAAAGCATCGATGTCGCGAGAAAGTCCTTCGGCGAGCTTGAGCAAGCCAATGACGGCATACAGATCATGAACCAAAAAATTGCACGCTACGCCGAGACGATTCAGACGCTCGATACCGAATCCCAGGAAATCCAGCATATTGTCGGGCTGATCAAAAGCATCTCTTTCCAGACCTCACTGCTGTCTCTCAATGCGGCGATCGAAGCGGCGCGTGCCGGGCAGGCCGGAAAAGGGTTTGCGGTGGTGGCCGACGAGGTAAAAAAACTTGCCGAACAGGTCAACAAGGCGAGTGAAAATATCGAGGTCAAAGTCAATGGTATTCTTGCTCATGTGCAGACAAGCCTGAGTGAAACTCAGGAAATTCAAGAATTTGCCAAAACGGCCGGGGTCACGATCGACGGTTCATGCCGCAGTTTTTCCAGGCTGATCGGTGATTTCGAGCAGAACGACAACCGTCTGCAGGGCATTACAGCGGCCATCGAACAGCTTTCGGCGGCCAACGAGGAAATTCACCAGAAAGTGACTTCGATTCATTCCGGCAGCCAGGAAGTCACCGTGCTGATGTCCCAATCCGAAACCGCCTCCCGCGATTTGACAGCGACCACGGAAAAGCTGCAGGAGCTTATGGCGGGATTCAAAGTGGGTGAAGGAATCCTGGAAGAGATGGTCGATACCACTAAGAAGTATGCCGGCATCTTCATGGAACAGCTCGATGAACTGCGGCAGCGCGGGCTCAATGTTTTCGACCGCAATTATCAGCGCGTCCCCGATGTCGAGCCACCCAAGTACCGCACCGCCTACGATCAGGCGATTGAGAAGCAGTTCCAAAAAGTCTACGACCAGATCGTGGCTGAAATCGGTCCGGCGACTTTCTCCCTGTGCGTGGACGAAAACGGCTATGCGCCGACGCACAACAGCAAATTCGCCCAGCCGCTGACCGGCGATCACGAGCATGATCTGAAAGCCAGCCGCGACAAGCGCATGTTCGATGACCCCACCGGGATTCGCGCCGCGCGCAACACCCGGGAAGTTCTGTTGCAGACCTACATGCGTGATACCGGCGAAATTCTTTGCGACCTTTCAGTGCCGTTAACGGTTGGAGGCCGCCACTGGGGAGCATTGCGCGTGGGCTTTGACCCGCAGAAGATGTGA
- a CDS encoding SH3 domain-containing protein produces the protein MFRRLFFLLFICLFLDVAGGVAASGDRLFVTGSGVNVRSGPETTRSVLMQIGEGHELTEIERQQDWVRVKIAWIGGSGWIHESLLTSEVPADAARQRPPAYHNFVQDIEQLNLDILDILGDVFFARVAYRGEGRVELTATPAWLSAPAEERRRDVEALYALWKAHYDGDESTLVIVDPRGEPVTQHP, from the coding sequence ATGTTTCGCCGTCTGTTTTTTCTGCTTTTCATCTGCCTTTTTCTCGATGTCGCCGGCGGTGTCGCCGCAAGCGGCGATCGTCTTTTCGTGACCGGTTCCGGAGTCAACGTGCGATCGGGGCCTGAAACCACTCGATCCGTTCTGATGCAGATCGGCGAGGGGCACGAGTTGACGGAAATTGAACGCCAGCAAGACTGGGTTCGCGTCAAAATCGCCTGGATCGGGGGAAGCGGCTGGATCCATGAATCCCTTTTGACTTCGGAAGTGCCCGCCGATGCCGCCCGGCAGAGGCCGCCTGCATATCACAATTTTGTTCAGGATATCGAACAGCTCAATCTGGATATTCTCGACATTCTTGGTGACGTTTTTTTCGCCCGAGTTGCCTATCGAGGCGAGGGCAGGGTTGAATTGACGGCAACCCCCGCCTGGCTGTCCGCCCCCGCAGAGGAGCGCCGCAGAGACGTTGAAGCCTTGTATGCCCTTTGGAAGGCTCACTACGACGGCGATGAAAGCACTCTTGTTATCGTCGATCCCCGTGGCGAACCGGTGACTCAGCACCCTTAA
- the acnA gene encoding aconitate hydratase AcnA, giving the protein MKNSFDARSTLRIGGVDYEIFQLAALENKGYEPSRLPYSLRILLENLLRREDGSIVRAQDIEALAGWRPGTDSSREITFLPSRILMQDFTGVPAVVDLAAMRDAMADLGGDPQKINPVQPVELVIDHSIQVDAFASSDAYAINQKFDYQRNGERYAFLKWGQQAFGNFKVSPPNAGICHQVNLELLARVVFGLKEDGTPQNDGNPQIYPDTLVGTDSHTPMVNGLGVLGWGVGGIEAEAAMLGQPVTMLIPKVVGFRLTGRLRPGVTATDLVLTVTEKLRRHGVVGKFVEFFGPGIARLTVADRATIGNMSPEYGATCAIFPVDDKTLEYLRFTGRSAERVELVEQYMRAQGLFHDAQSPEPLFDETLELDLSTVAPSLAGPRRPQDHIAMTEAAEAFRRDLPGLLPPAAKQSENESIRAVATCRINGEEVSIGHGAVVIAAITSCTNTSNPAVMTAAGLLARNAVAKGLRCKPWVKTSLAPGSRVVTDYYRKSGLDEPLEKLGFHVVGYGCTTCIGNSGPLPEPVSRAIREKDLVAASVLSGNRNFEGRINPEVRANYLMSPPLVVAFALAGRIDINLEKEPLGEDDQGNPVYLRDIWPSDEEITQVVAASIDTEMYRRNAREIYLGDEAWNSLSVPSGNRFAWQPDSTYIRQPTFFQGMTRAVPEIKPRLENARALAVFGDSITTDHISPAGSIRDDSPAGIYLKNHGVTPSDFNSYGSRRGNHEVMVRGTFANVRIRNRLVPEVEGGYTRHLPGDEVVSIYDAAIDYQREATPLLILAGKEYGSGSSRDWAAKGPFLQGIKVVIAESFERIHRSNLIGMGILPLEFMPGDSIASLNLTGEERFDFDLSPLCASTGEAEAGRREVKVCATRQVGDQVHFSAKVRIDTPLEMEYYRHGGILHYVLRQLCSEGRSES; this is encoded by the coding sequence ATGAAGAACAGCTTTGATGCACGGTCCACCCTGCGCATCGGGGGCGTGGATTACGAAATCTTCCAACTTGCGGCCCTGGAAAATAAAGGCTATGAACCCAGCCGCCTTCCTTATTCCCTGCGCATTTTGTTGGAGAACCTGCTGCGGCGTGAGGACGGATCGATTGTACGCGCGCAAGACATCGAGGCGTTGGCGGGGTGGCGGCCGGGAACCGATTCTTCCCGCGAAATCACTTTTCTGCCGTCGCGCATCCTCATGCAGGATTTTACCGGCGTGCCTGCGGTTGTGGATCTTGCCGCCATGCGTGATGCCATGGCTGACCTGGGAGGTGACCCCCAGAAAATCAACCCCGTTCAACCGGTCGAACTCGTCATCGATCATTCCATTCAGGTCGATGCTTTTGCTTCCTCTGACGCCTACGCGATCAATCAGAAATTTGATTACCAGAGAAACGGCGAGCGTTATGCCTTCCTGAAATGGGGTCAGCAGGCTTTCGGCAACTTCAAGGTCAGTCCTCCCAATGCAGGCATCTGCCACCAGGTCAACCTTGAACTGCTGGCGCGGGTTGTGTTCGGCCTCAAAGAGGATGGCACTCCGCAGAACGACGGCAATCCGCAAATCTATCCGGACACCCTGGTGGGAACCGATTCACATACGCCGATGGTCAACGGTCTGGGCGTACTGGGCTGGGGAGTCGGAGGGATCGAGGCGGAAGCGGCGATGCTCGGCCAACCCGTTACCATGCTGATCCCGAAGGTGGTTGGTTTCCGGCTTACGGGCCGTCTTCGTCCCGGCGTGACCGCCACGGATCTGGTTCTGACCGTCACCGAAAAATTGCGCCGGCATGGTGTGGTCGGCAAATTCGTTGAATTTTTCGGTCCGGGCATCGCACGTCTGACGGTGGCCGACCGTGCCACCATCGGCAACATGTCGCCGGAATACGGTGCGACCTGTGCGATCTTCCCGGTGGATGATAAAACCCTTGAATACCTGCGCTTTACCGGCCGTTCTGCCGAGCGTGTGGAGCTGGTGGAGCAGTATATGCGAGCGCAGGGGCTTTTCCATGATGCTCAGTCCCCTGAGCCGCTTTTTGACGAAACGCTCGAACTTGATCTTTCGACCGTCGCTCCGAGTCTCGCCGGGCCGCGCCGTCCTCAGGACCATATCGCGATGACCGAAGCAGCGGAGGCTTTCCGCCGGGATCTGCCCGGCCTGCTGCCGCCGGCTGCAAAACAATCCGAAAATGAATCGATCCGTGCTGTCGCCACCTGTCGTATCAATGGCGAAGAGGTCTCCATCGGACATGGAGCGGTTGTCATCGCAGCCATCACCAGCTGCACCAATACGTCAAACCCTGCCGTCATGACGGCCGCAGGGTTGCTTGCCCGCAATGCGGTTGCCAAGGGGCTGCGCTGCAAACCCTGGGTGAAAACCTCCCTTGCTCCCGGCTCCCGTGTCGTCACGGATTATTATCGAAAAAGTGGGCTGGATGAACCGCTGGAAAAGCTTGGCTTTCACGTAGTGGGGTATGGTTGCACCACCTGCATCGGCAACTCGGGACCTTTGCCGGAGCCTGTTTCCCGTGCCATCCGCGAAAAGGATCTGGTCGCGGCTTCGGTGCTTTCCGGCAATCGCAACTTCGAGGGACGCATCAATCCCGAAGTGCGCGCCAACTACCTGATGTCGCCGCCGCTTGTGGTGGCATTTGCCTTGGCGGGCCGCATCGACATTAATCTCGAAAAAGAACCTCTGGGAGAGGATGATCAGGGCAATCCTGTTTATCTGCGCGATATCTGGCCGTCCGACGAAGAAATAACACAGGTGGTGGCCGCGTCGATTGACACCGAAATGTACCGCAGAAACGCCCGTGAAATTTACTTAGGTGATGAAGCCTGGAACAGCTTGAGTGTTCCCTCCGGAAATCGCTTTGCCTGGCAACCCGATTCCACCTATATCCGGCAGCCGACCTTTTTCCAGGGAATGACCCGCGCGGTTCCGGAAATAAAGCCCCGTCTTGAAAACGCGCGCGCACTGGCCGTGTTCGGTGACAGCATTACCACGGATCACATTTCGCCGGCGGGCAGCATCCGGGACGATTCGCCTGCAGGCATATATCTTAAGAATCACGGGGTAACGCCGAGCGATTTCAACTCCTACGGCTCCCGCCGCGGCAACCATGAGGTCATGGTGCGCGGCACTTTTGCCAACGTGCGCATTCGCAACCGGCTTGTTCCCGAAGTGGAAGGGGGCTACACGCGCCATTTGCCCGGCGATGAGGTTGTGAGTATTTATGATGCCGCGATTGATTATCAGCGGGAGGCAACGCCCTTGCTGATTCTTGCCGGTAAAGAATACGGGTCCGGGTCGAGCCGTGACTGGGCCGCCAAGGGACCTTTCCTGCAAGGTATCAAGGTGGTTATTGCCGAAAGCTTTGAACGCATTCACCGCTCCAACCTGATCGGCATGGGGATTCTGCCTCTGGAGTTTATGCCCGGAGATTCCATCGCCTCGCTGAATTTAACCGGAGAAGAGAGATTTGATTTTGATCTGTCGCCGTTGTGCGCATCGACAGGAGAAGCAGAGGCAGGGCGACGTGAAGTCAAGGTATGCGCCACTCGCCAGGTCGGCGACCAGGTCCATTTTTCCGCAAAGGTCCGAATCGACACCCCGCTGGAGATGGAATATTATCGTCATGGCGGGATTCTGCATTACGTTCTTCGTCAATTATGCAGCGAAGGCCGGAGTGAGAGCTGA
- a CDS encoding MBL fold metallo-hydrolase: MIHKNSVCLTVLCENSIGRPLAAVGEHGFSCLIETASGAYLFDTGQGFGLLRNARALRKDLSAVKKVIISHGHYDHTGGLPDLLSATGEIEVVAHPDIFIDRYWAGQGPTRYIGIPFKRPYLESLGARFRFESGFCEVAPGLWLTGEVPRLNPVEKPEKNMVRVMDDGSRVQDSLTDDLSIVIESAKGPILLLGCAHAGLINIMHHVRECKGWENFYAVIGGTHLVGADDDRVAATIEALEEFSVQRIGTAHCTSLPRAAQLQAHFGSRFLFASVGAVLEA; this comes from the coding sequence ATGATTCACAAAAATTCAGTTTGCCTGACTGTTTTATGTGAAAATTCCATCGGCCGGCCTCTGGCTGCGGTTGGCGAACATGGTTTTTCCTGCCTGATCGAGACTGCATCGGGGGCCTATCTTTTCGACACCGGCCAGGGTTTTGGCCTGCTGCGCAATGCACGAGCCCTTCGCAAGGATCTCTCAGCGGTTAAAAAAGTCATCATCAGCCATGGTCATTATGATCATACCGGCGGTCTGCCCGATCTTCTGAGCGCAACAGGCGAAATCGAGGTGGTTGCTCACCCCGATATCTTTATCGATCGGTACTGGGCAGGACAAGGGCCGACCCGTTATATCGGCATCCCCTTTAAACGCCCTTATCTCGAGAGTCTGGGGGCGCGCTTCCGTTTTGAATCCGGTTTCTGCGAGGTCGCTCCGGGGCTCTGGCTTACCGGCGAGGTGCCGCGCCTAAATCCGGTGGAAAAACCGGAGAAGAACATGGTGCGGGTGATGGATGACGGCTCGCGGGTCCAGGATTCACTCACCGACGACCTGTCGATCGTCATCGAAAGCGCAAAAGGCCCTATCCTGCTGCTGGGATGTGCTCACGCCGGGCTCATCAATATCATGCATCATGTGCGTGAATGCAAGGGATGGGAGAATTTTTACGCGGTGATCGGCGGAACGCATCTGGTTGGCGCCGATGATGACCGCGTGGCGGCAACGATTGAAGCACTGGAGGAATTTTCAGTACAGCGCATCGGCACCGCGCACTGCACCAGCCTGCCCCGCGCAGCACAGCTTCAGGCCCATTTTGGTTCGCGGTTTCTGTTCGCCTCGGTGGGAGCGGTGCTGGAAGCTTGA
- a CDS encoding antitoxin gives MENNENMMKYEQIYQKTLDKWGREAQFDQAVEECAELIAVLKHWRRGKVNEEQVVDELADVWLMVGQLVYMFGEQRVSRSVEQKIDKLNVLLDQEESTA, from the coding sequence ATGGAGAACAACGAAAATATGATGAAGTACGAGCAGATTTACCAGAAAACACTCGATAAATGGGGACGTGAGGCACAATTTGACCAGGCGGTGGAGGAATGCGCCGAATTGATTGCGGTCCTCAAGCACTGGCGTCGGGGCAAGGTCAACGAGGAGCAGGTTGTGGATGAACTGGCCGATGTCTGGCTGATGGTGGGGCAGCTGGTTTACATGTTCGGCGAGCAGCGTGTGTCACGTTCCGTAGAGCAGAAAATCGACAAGTTGAATGTGCTGCTGGATCAGGAAGAGTCCACAGCGTAG
- a CDS encoding Cache 3/Cache 2 fusion domain-containing protein yields MSSRLFRYSLLGVVALAVACLAYYLYYNSFYTLDLTRRDRHQAEEVVQSAFLMCQVTDRLLQKRESEIADQVQKALSVAGYPVLLDESKSWQVAIAGKPSTDHRVLPRMAVKTSGGQKRDLENLGEALRRFTGGEVTILQRVNETGDHLAAYCSISGVESSADHTRLIPARIGNGEKETCLENLDQGKTVLRPEIVEGTLQISYYYPIFADQKNIATLVVRVKDPDLERLRNDIIDLHIGPSGYVYALKGTGARCGQYQISFNGERDGENIWNARDASGRPFIQSMINEALALKKNPDRISVPIAFERYPWKNPGDLQPRYKTAAVVYFEPWDWVIGAGYYEDER; encoded by the coding sequence ATGTCCTCCCGTTTGTTCCGATACTCCCTTCTGGGAGTGGTGGCCCTGGCCGTAGCGTGCCTAGCGTACTATCTCTATTATAACTCCTTCTATACCCTGGATCTGACCCGCCGAGATCGGCACCAGGCGGAAGAGGTGGTTCAAAGCGCTTTCCTGATGTGCCAGGTGACTGACCGTCTCCTCCAGAAGCGTGAATCCGAAATTGCCGACCAGGTCCAGAAAGCTCTTTCAGTCGCTGGATATCCAGTTCTCCTGGATGAATCAAAATCCTGGCAGGTCGCAATTGCAGGCAAGCCCTCGACTGATCACCGGGTTCTCCCCCGGATGGCAGTCAAGACCAGCGGTGGCCAAAAACGCGACCTTGAAAATCTTGGAGAAGCGTTGCGGCGTTTCACCGGCGGCGAAGTCACTATTCTGCAACGAGTGAATGAAACAGGCGACCACCTTGCGGCTTACTGCTCCATATCAGGCGTTGAAAGCTCAGCCGATCATACCCGCCTGATACCCGCCCGAATCGGCAATGGGGAAAAGGAGACGTGCCTTGAAAACCTCGATCAAGGCAAAACCGTCCTAAGACCTGAAATTGTAGAGGGAACCCTGCAGATAAGCTATTATTACCCAATTTTTGCCGATCAAAAAAACATCGCGACTCTGGTCGTTCGAGTCAAAGATCCTGACCTCGAACGCTTGCGCAACGATATTATCGACCTCCATATCGGGCCGAGCGGCTATGTCTATGCTCTCAAAGGGACCGGGGCCCGTTGCGGTCAATACCAGATCTCATTCAACGGCGAGCGCGATGGAGAAAATATCTGGAACGCCAGAGATGCGTCCGGAAGACCTTTTATCCAGAGCATGATCAATGAAGCGCTGGCACTCAAAAAAAATCCCGATCGCATCTCCGTACCCATTGCTTTTGAGCGTTATCCCTGGAAAAACCCAGGAGACCTGCAGCCACGCTATAAAACAGCGGCTGTGGTCTATTTCGAACCCTGGGACTGGGTTATCGGGGCCGGCTACTACGAGGATGAGCGCTGA
- a CDS encoding DUF4126 domain-containing protein: protein MQELHQVVSVIALTMGVAWASGINLYAAILVLGLLGSSGNMTLPPDLQILTHPVVLMAAGFMYFVEFFADKTPGVDTSWDVLHTFIRIPAGAALAAGAVGDVDPAISLSAALIGGTLTAGVHATKAGGRVLINASPEPFSNWGASLAEDVGVVAGLLVALHYPWIFLGLLVVFLIVMIWLLPRIWRGVRRLAQIIANFFRGGPSSGSRYDEDEVRLPPPQLPEPGKDKNP, encoded by the coding sequence ATGCAGGAACTTCATCAGGTCGTATCCGTGATCGCCCTGACTATGGGCGTCGCCTGGGCCAGCGGCATCAATTTATATGCCGCCATCCTTGTGCTCGGGCTCCTTGGCTCTTCCGGCAACATGACTCTGCCTCCCGATCTTCAGATCCTCACCCATCCAGTGGTGCTGATGGCTGCGGGTTTCATGTATTTCGTTGAATTTTTTGCCGACAAAACACCGGGGGTAGATACCTCCTGGGATGTCCTGCATACCTTTATCAGGATACCGGCGGGCGCGGCGCTTGCGGCTGGAGCAGTGGGTGATGTCGACCCGGCCATCTCTCTTTCCGCGGCGCTGATCGGCGGCACCCTGACGGCCGGTGTTCATGCCACGAAAGCAGGGGGGCGCGTATTGATCAACGCTTCACCTGAGCCTTTTTCCAATTGGGGGGCGTCGCTTGCAGAGGATGTCGGTGTCGTGGCGGGATTGCTCGTAGCGCTGCATTATCCCTGGATCTTTCTCGGGCTCTTGGTGGTCTTTCTGATCGTCATGATCTGGCTTCTCCCGCGGATCTGGCGTGGGGTCCGCAGGCTGGCGCAGATTATCGCAAACTTTTTCCGCGGCGGTCCCTCATCGGGTTCCCGTTACGATGAAGACGAGGTCAGGTTGCCGCCGCCGCAGCTTCCTGAACCGGGCAAAGATAAAAATCCATAG
- a CDS encoding nitroreductase family protein — protein sequence MVLDLLKKRRSIRKYEDRQVEQEKVDQLLEAALRSPSSRGRNPWEFVVTTDPEARRRIALAKEHGSAFLAEAPLVIAVVADPEKCDVWVEDCSIASIILQLTAESLGLSSCWSQIRMRDHNEEISAEQYLKELLDLPERYVVEAVIGIGYPGESKPGHPVESLDWDKIHINRFTQGRGLRRPC from the coding sequence ATGGTTCTTGATCTACTCAAAAAACGTCGCAGCATCCGCAAATATGAAGACCGTCAGGTGGAGCAGGAGAAGGTCGACCAGCTTCTGGAGGCAGCGCTGCGCTCACCTTCGTCGCGCGGTCGCAATCCCTGGGAGTTCGTCGTTACAACGGACCCTGAAGCGCGCCGACGCATCGCCCTGGCGAAGGAGCATGGCTCGGCCTTTCTTGCCGAGGCGCCCCTGGTTATCGCGGTTGTTGCGGACCCTGAAAAGTGCGACGTGTGGGTTGAGGATTGCTCCATCGCCTCCATCATTCTGCAACTGACAGCTGAATCCTTGGGACTTTCAAGCTGCTGGTCCCAGATTCGCATGCGTGACCATAATGAGGAGATCAGCGCAGAACAGTACCTCAAAGAATTGCTTGATCTGCCGGAGCGCTATGTCGTGGAAGCTGTCATCGGCATCGGTTACCCTGGGGAGTCCAAACCCGGGCACCCCGTTGAATCGCTTGACTGGGATAAAATCCACATCAATCGTTTTACCCAGGGTCGAGGTTTGCGCCGACCATGCTGA
- a CDS encoding aminopeptidase has translation MNIRNKPLIRLCSGLAAGALLLASCTDVGYYAQCVSGHWQLMSQRRDIDKILNAPDTPEALAQRLRTVLEIRDFASQELLLPDNKSYRSYADLGRAHAVWNVVSTPEFSLEPVSWCFPVVGCVSYRGYFQEEDAREFAEDMRRRGHDVHLYGVPAYSTLSWFDDPVLNTFCFADDPRLAGLIFHELAHQLLYVKGDTAFSEAFAQTVEQVGVERWLESRGQQEQIEQYNQRLQRQKDFLALLQQTRSKLDDIYQSPFDPEAMRAEKARAINEFRLGYDKLRSSWGGEGGYDRWVEGPLNNAHFASVSMYHDLVPAFRLLLDEHKGDLSAFYRAVSELADLAPDERHQALDACRDETALAQREQSSEARSR, from the coding sequence ATGAACATTCGGAATAAACCTCTGATACGCCTGTGTTCAGGATTGGCGGCGGGCGCATTGTTGCTTGCCTCCTGCACTGATGTCGGATATTACGCTCAGTGCGTTTCGGGGCATTGGCAGCTGATGTCTCAGCGGCGTGATATCGACAAGATTCTCAATGCGCCCGATACACCGGAAGCGTTGGCGCAAAGACTGCGCACGGTGCTTGAGATCCGGGATTTCGCATCGCAGGAGCTGCTTCTGCCGGACAATAAAAGTTATCGTTCCTACGCGGACCTTGGCCGTGCGCATGCTGTCTGGAATGTCGTTTCCACACCGGAGTTTTCCCTGGAACCCGTGTCGTGGTGTTTCCCTGTCGTTGGCTGCGTGTCCTACCGGGGGTATTTCCAGGAAGAAGACGCACGCGAATTCGCTGAAGATATGCGACGCAGAGGACATGACGTGCATCTATATGGCGTACCGGCCTATTCGACACTTTCCTGGTTCGACGATCCGGTTCTGAACACCTTCTGCTTTGCCGACGACCCGCGCCTTGCCGGCCTGATCTTTCATGAACTGGCCCATCAGCTTCTTTACGTCAAAGGAGATACGGCCTTCAGCGAGGCTTTTGCGCAGACAGTTGAACAGGTCGGTGTTGAACGGTGGCTTGAAAGCCGCGGGCAACAGGAACAGATCGAGCAGTACAATCAACGCCTGCAGCGACAGAAAGATTTTCTCGCGCTGCTGCAGCAGACCCGCAGCAAACTTGACGACATCTACCAGAGCCCTTTTGACCCGGAAGCCATGAGGGCAGAGAAAGCCCGAGCTATAAATGAATTCCGCTTGGGGTATGATAAGCTACGCTCCAGCTGGGGAGGAGAGGGCGGGTACGACCGCTGGGTTGAGGGCCCCTTGAACAATGCGCATTTTGCCTCGGTCAGTATGTATCACGATCTTGTGCCTGCATTTAGATTGTTGCTGGATGAACACAAGGGCGATTTAAGTGCCTTTTACCGGGCGGTCTCCGAGTTGGCGGATCTTGCTCCCGATGAGCGGCACCAGGCGCTGGATGCATGCCGGGATGAAACGGCCCTGGCGCAGCGTGAACAATCTTCCGAGGCTCGATCCCGGTAA
- a CDS encoding PaaI family thioesterase, with protein sequence MNFEKDRGCFVCGPDNAQGMHADFTLDEQQQAAYCEMELGPSYQGWQGVVHGGITSTLLDEAGIYACRTQGETFVTAELNVRFRKPVPVGKKVRVSAQVKTRRRSIYKVVSQLTIEDEIYAEAEARVMCLDSSRSQ encoded by the coding sequence ATGAATTTTGAAAAAGATCGCGGTTGTTTCGTCTGCGGACCCGATAACGCACAGGGAATGCACGCAGATTTCACTCTTGATGAGCAGCAGCAAGCGGCGTACTGCGAAATGGAATTGGGCCCCTCCTACCAGGGGTGGCAGGGGGTTGTGCATGGCGGCATTACCAGCACCCTTCTTGATGAGGCCGGGATCTACGCCTGCCGCACTCAAGGCGAGACCTTCGTCACCGCCGAACTCAATGTCCGTTTTCGCAAGCCCGTTCCCGTCGGCAAAAAAGTACGGGTCAGCGCTCAGGTCAAGACCCGCCGCCGCAGCATTTATAAAGTTGTGTCGCAGCTGACCATCGAAGATGAAATTTATGCGGAAGCAGAGGCGCGCGTTATGTGCCTCGATTCTTCGCGTTCCCAGTAG
- a CDS encoding nucleotidyltransferase domain-containing protein — protein MLTDALTEQLVEKLKNADPYKIILFGSHAYGNPGPESDIDLLVVTEDDYLPANFAEKNAIYLRVANTIIDIEKKIPVDLIVHTKAMHRKFVEMQSMFSRKITSEGKVLYEKAH, from the coding sequence ATGCTGACCGACGCCCTAACAGAACAATTGGTCGAAAAGCTTAAGAACGCTGACCCCTATAAAATTATTCTGTTTGGATCCCATGCGTATGGGAATCCAGGCCCGGAAAGTGATATCGACCTGCTGGTTGTCACGGAAGATGATTACCTGCCAGCGAATTTTGCCGAGAAAAATGCCATTTATCTTCGAGTCGCCAACACGATCATCGACATTGAAAAAAAGATTCCGGTTGACCTGATTGTTCATACCAAAGCCATGCATCGGAAATTCGTCGAGATGCAAAGCATGTTCTCCAGGAAAATTACCTCCGAAGGAAAAGTTTTGTATGAAAAAGCTCACTGA